A region of the Arenibacter antarcticus genome:
AATGTACTGGATTCTTAGACAAGGTAGCCAAGGTTAAGGGCGTAACAAAAGAGCTGGCGCTATGCGTTAAAATTACTTTAACGTTAGCGCCAGCTTTAATAAGTAAACGTACCAAAAAGGTGGTTTTATAAGCAGCTATACCTCCAGTAACCCCTAAAAGTATATTTTTTCCGCTTAACATCCTTTATGCGTCTTTCTCTGTATTCCTATAATAAATTTTATCGTCCAACCACTCCCTCACTGCAATAGCATGTGGTTTAGGAAGTTTTTCGTAGAATTTAGAAACCTCTATTTGTTCCTTATTTTCAAAAACCTCTTCCAAGCTATCGCTATAGGTAGCAAACTCTTCCAATTTTTCCAAAAGTTCCTTTTTAATCTCAGAATTTATCTGAACCGCCCTTTTTGCAGTAATTGAAATAGCCTCATAAATGTTTCCCGTTGCAGCATCAAATTCGTTCTTATTGATGGTTACCGTAGAAACCGGAGCTTTAGAGTTCTTTAAATCGTTCATATTCATAACAGAAGGTGTTTTATTTGGAATAATTTTGTAATTCTTTTTCTATTTTTTCCAAGGTCTTGTTGGCATCTTTCAGATACTTCGACTCTGGAAATTGTTTTTTAAACGCATTATAAGCCGATTTAGCTTTATTTAATCGCTCGTTTTTAAGATGATCAAAACTATTGAAGGCCAAATTGGTGGCTGAATCAAACTTATAATAAAGTGCATCCTCATGATATACGGAACCAGGATTATCCGAAACAAAATTATCAAAGGCCTTTACTGCCGGAGTTAAAAAAGTAAAGTCGAATTCGCCAATCTTATGGAACTGTTTGGCAATTTCGTATTCCTTGCGCTCTATTTTGGTCGTAAGTTCCTTCGCCATAATGTTGGCTTCCACCAAATACTCGGAATCGGAATAGGTATTTATAAAATTCTGTAATTTAATCAATGCCTTATCGGTATCGGTTTGATCCAAAGAATATTTCGGCGATAATTTGTAATAACTTTTTGCACCTAAAAATCCTGCCTCAGCAGCTTTATCACTTTTAGGGTACGATTTTAGGAATCTTTCAAATTGGTATCCAGCCATATTGTAGTCCTTGGTCTGGAAATAAGAGTCTGCGAAGAAAAACATAACCCTTTCTCCCTGAGGCTTACCA
Encoded here:
- a CDS encoding outer membrane protein assembly factor BamD, with product MFLKMKRILPFLLLAVILSSCSEYQKVLKNEDVKAKYDLAEKFYDEGDFKRANRLLEQIAPKYIGKPQGERVMFFFADSYFQTKDYNMAGYQFERFLKSYPKSDKAAEAGFLGAKSYYKLSPKYSLDQTDTDKALIKLQNFINTYSDSEYLVEANIMAKELTTKIERKEYEIAKQFHKIGEFDFTFLTPAVKAFDNFVSDNPGSVYHEDALYYKFDSATNLAFNSFDHLKNERLNKAKSAYNAFKKQFPESKYLKDANKTLEKIEKELQNYSK
- a CDS encoding DNA-directed RNA polymerase subunit omega, producing the protein MNMNDLKNSKAPVSTVTINKNEFDAATGNIYEAISITAKRAVQINSEIKKELLEKLEEFATYSDSLEEVFENKEQIEVSKFYEKLPKPHAIAVREWLDDKIYYRNTEKDA